DNA from Pseudomonas putida:
GCCAGCCTCAAGCGCAAGCTGTTCCCAGCCCAGGCCGAAGTCGTCCACGCCGCCGCCGAGCTGCTGATCGACCGTGGCGAACGTGCTGCGATCGTCAATGGCGAGATGGGCTGCGGCAAGACGACCGTCGGCATTGCCACGGCCGCCGTGCTCAACGCCGAAGGCTATCGCCGCACTCTGGTGCTGTCGCCGCCCCACCTGGTTTACAAGTGGCGGCGCGAGATCCAGGAGACGGTGGCCGGTGCCAAGGTGTGGGTACTCAACGGGCCGGATACGCTCGTCAAGCTCATCAAGCTGCGCGAGCAGTTGGGCGTGCAGCCCACGGGCCAGGAGTTCTTCGTCCTGGGGCGCGTCAGGATGCGGATGGGCTTTCACTGGAAGCCTGTCTTCACCACGCGGCGCACCCGCCACGGCGACGTGGCGGCCTGCCCGGACTGCGGCACGGTCATCACCGACCTCGACGGCGAGCCGGTCAACCCGATCGCGCTCCAAGCCGAGGAGTGCCGCAGGAAGTGCGGCCACTGCGCCGCGCCCCTGTGGACACTGATCCGCCCGCGCAGTCTGTCCGGCAGCGACCAGTCCTCGGCCGTGCTCAAAGCCTTAAAGCGCATACCGACCATCGGAGAGGTCACCGCGCAGAAGCTGATGCAAAAGTTCGGTGACGGGTTCCTGGCGTCGATGCTCGGCGACAACATCCATGAGTTCATCAACCTCATGGATGGCAACGGCGAGCTGGTGTTTTCCGACCGTCAGGCCACGCGCATGGAACGTGCGATGGCCAACATGGAGTTCGGCTTTGGCGAGGGCGGCTATCAGCCGTCCGAGTTCATCAAACGCTACCTGCCGCAAGGCACGTTCGACCTGCTCATCGCCGATGAGGCACATGAGTACAAGAACGGGGGCAGTGCCCAGGGCCAGGCCATGGGCGTGCTGGCGGCGAAGGCTCGCAAGACCTTGCTGCTGACCGGCACGTTGATGGGCGGCTACGGGGACGACCTGTTCCACCTGCTGTTCCGAGCCCTTCCGGGGCGGATGATCGAAGACGGCTACCGCCCGACCACGAGCGGCAGCATGACCTCGGCTGCGATGGCGTTCATGCGCGATCACGGGGTGTTGAAGGACATCTACTCCGAGAGCACCGGCACGGCGCACAAGACGGCCAAGGGCACCAAGGTATCGGTGCGCACGGTCAAGGCCCCGGGGTTTGGCCCCAAGGGCGTGCTGCGCTGCATCCTGCCGTTCACGATCTTTCTCAAGCTCAAGGACATCGGTGGCAACGTCCTGCCGCCGTATGACGAGGAGTTCCGTGAAGTCGCGATGGACACGGCGCAAGCCGCGGCCTACCGCGATCTGGCGGGTCGGCTGACCGCGGAGCTGAAACAGGCTCTGGCGCGACGCGATACGACCTTGCTGGGTGTGGTCCTCAACGTGCTGCTGGCCTGGCCGGATTGCTGCTTCCGGTCGGAGACCGTGGTGCATCCGCGCACGCGCAACACCTTGGCGTTTGTCCCGGCTCAGTTCAACGAGTTCGAGATCAGCCCCAAGGAGCGTGAGCTGATCGACATCTGCAAAGAGGAGAAGGCGCAGGGCCGCAAGGTCCTGGCCTACACGGTCTATACCGGCACGCGCGACACCACGTCGCGCCTGAAGGTGTTGCTGGAGCAGGAAGGCTTCAAGGTGGCGGTGCTGCGCGCGAGCGTGGATGCCAGCCGCCGCGAAGACTGGATCGCCGAGCAACTGGACCGTGGCATCGACGTGCTCATCACCAACCCCGAGTTGGTCAAGACGGGGCTGGACCTGTTGGAGTTCCCGACGATCGTGTTCATGCAGTCGGGCTACAACGTGTACTCGCTCCAGCAGGCGGCACGCCGCTCCTGGCGCATCGGGCAGAAGCAGCCCGTGCGTGTGATCTACCTCGGCTACGCCGGTTCCTCGCAGATGACCTGCCTGGAGCTGATGGCCAAGAAGATCATGGTCTCGCAGTCCACCTCGGGCGACGTGCCCGAATCCGGGCTCGATGTCCTGAACCAGGACGGTGATTCCGTCGAGGTCGCACTGGCCCGGCAGCTTGTCGCCGCATGACACGTTCCACTTACGGCCCTTCGGGGCGTTTTTTTTGCCGCTCCCGGTAAATCGGACGCTGCCTGGTTCGCATTGTTTGCTGCCGCTCGCGGCCTGAGCGGCGATGGTGAGGGCTGGATGTTTCAGGACGCCGAGCTATGTGCCCCTCTCCACCGTGGTTTCACTATCCCGAACGCCGCCTTCTGGCGGGATTTCTCGGCCTGCTGTGGTCGGTGCTGGCCGGTGGCTGCGCGACGACGACTGCGCCGGTCGCGCCCGACACCATCGCGGAAGTCTTGGCCGCGCCTGAACCCGAGGCTTCCGAGTACATCCCGGTCGTGCGCTACGCCCGCTACACACTGGTCGAACTGGCACCCATGGCGGCGCAGCGCGACCTGTTGTTGCAGACCATCGACGTGTCCATGCCCGAGGATGCCCGCGCCACGGTCGGGGATGGGCTTCGGCACGTGCTCAAACGCAGCGGCTATGGCCTGTGCCAGACCGCGCATGCCGTGATCGAGCTGTACGCGCTGCCGTTGCCGGCGGTACACCTGCACCTCGGCCCCATGACCTTGCGCGATGCGCTGCTCACGCTGGCTGGCCCGGCCTGGGAACTGCACGCGGATGACCGCGCACGGCAAATCTGCTTCGAGCGGCCCGGCGATCGCGCGGTCGCCGAGTCCCCATCCGAGCCACCCGCCACCGAGGCGGTGCAGACGTTCCCGCTGGCACCCATGGTTTCGGGAGGCCAGCCATGAACGCCCCGCAACCTGCCCAGCGATCGACCGCCGCCGTGGTGGTGCAGAGCCTGATGTGGCTCTGGTTGATCTTCCTCAGCGTCTTGGCGGCCCTGGGCTACCAGGCCCTCAGCGACCAGGCCGACCAGGAGCGGCTGGATTCCCGCCTGCAACGCCTGGAAGCGCAGGCAACTGGCTTGGCCGAGACGATCGAGGCCATCCAGCAGCGCCCGGCCGTCGCGACGGACGCTGACCTCAAAGACACCCGCCAGATTCTGGAAGCACGCGCGGCCCAGGTCGAGAAATCTCTCAGTGGCTACGCAGCGGCCGACGACCTCCAGGCGCTGCGCGCGGAGGTCGAGCAGATCAAGGCGCGCCAAGCCGCCGCGCGTGCCACCGCACCCGCCCAGCGGCGCGCATCGCGCACGTCCGCCGCCTCCAAGACCGAGCTGCCGCCGCTGCCATTCCGCGTCGTCGGCGCCGAACTGCGCGCCGGCCAGCGCAGCGTGTCCGTCGCGCCGAGCATCGGGGACTTCACGCCCGCCCAACTTCAGGTGCTGCTGCCCGGGGATGCGGTCGGCCCGTGGCGCCTGCAGGCGATCGAGGGCAACACCGCAGTGTTCCAGGCCGGCAACCAGACCCGCCGCGTGGCGATTCCCTGACCGGAGCACCCCATGAAGCCGTCGATCCTCCTTTTCGCGGTCCTGGTGGCGTCGTCGCAATGGCCCGCCTGGGCGCAGCAGCCCGCAACGACCTCGGCGCGCAACGCACAGAGCCAGGAGCGCCCGCTGGCCGCCCGCGTGCTGGACGACCGGGTGGCAACCGAATGGGGCTTGCAGCCACAAGAATGGGCACGCTACCGCGAGCTGATGGATGGGCCGCTGGGTATCTACTCGCCCAACCTGGACCCGCTGTCCGCCCTGGGCATCGAAGCTCGCACGGACGAAGAACGGCGCCGCTATGCGGAACTGCAGGTGCAGGTGGAAGCGCGCCGCGTCGAGAAGCTGCTCGCCTACCAGCGCGCCTACGACGAGGCCTGGCAGCGCCTGAATCCGGGGATGCAGCGCGTGAACCTGCCCGACGACAAGCCGGGCGCCGGCCCATCCAGCAGTCCCTTGCGCGGCAGCGGCCGCATGGCGGTGTTCGTCAAGGACGGCTGCGCAGCCTGCGGACAGCTCGTGCAGCGCCTGCAATCCTCGGGCGCGGAGTTCGACCTGTACATGGTGGGCAGCCGCCAGGATGACGCGCGCATCCGCGACTGGGCCAAGCGCGCGCAGATCGACCCGGCGCGCGTGCGCGCCGGCAGCATCACGCTCAACCACGACGGCGGCCGCTGGCTGTCACTGGGCCTGCCCGGCGATCTGCCCGCCGCCGTGCGCGAAGTGAACGGCCAATGGCAGCGCCAGCCGTAGCCATGCCCCTGCGCGCACTGGTGCTCACTGCCGGCCTGTATGCCGTTGCCGCCCTGGCCCAGGAGGTTCCGCCACCGGCTTACCAGCTTGCCGCCCAGCGCGCAGGCATCCCCTCGACCGTGCTCTACGCCGTGGCCTTGCAGGAGAGCGGCATCCGGCGCAACGGGCGCCTGGTGCCGTGGCCGTGGTCCCTCAACGTCGCCGGCCAGTCGCGCCGCTTCGCCACGCGCGCCGACGCCTGCGCTGGCCTGCAGCAGGCGATGCGCGCCACGCCGCACACGCGCATTGATGCGGGCCTGGGCCAGATCAACCTCGGCTACCACAAGCACCGCTTTACCGGCGCGTGCGACCTGCTGGATCCGTATCGCAACCTGGCCGTTGCCGCCGAGATCCTGAAGGAGCAGCACACCCCCGGCGAGGACTGGCTGCTGGCGATCGGCCGCTACCACCGCCCCGCAGGCGGCGAGCCCGCCGCCCGCTATCGGCGCAGCGTGTCGCGCCACCTTGCCCGCGTGCAGGGCACGCGACCAGCCGCCGCGGTCCTCGCGGCGCGCCAGGAGACCTCCCCATGACGAAACCCCATCCCGCCCATCTCGCGTTCACGGGCCTACTCATGCTGCTGTCAGGCCTGCCGCTGGCCTCGCGTGCCGGCGAGCCACTGATCGTTGTCGAGGACCGTGGCGGCACGTCGGCATTGCCGTACTACGAAGCCCTGAATCTCCAGCCGCGCGCCAACGCACCGGCGCGGCCGTCCATCCCGACGCCCCAGGTTCCTGCCACACGGGCGGACGAAGCCGCGATGCTGCCGGTGCGCAGCGCCAAGCTCACGCCCGGCACCGTCGCGCGACGGGTGATCGAAGCGCCCGGCCTGCGGCCGTTCGTGGTCATCGGCGACGACGAGGCTTCCCGGGCCTGGTTGCAGCGCCGCGCCGCCGCTTTGCGCGAACGTGGCGCGGTCGGCCTGGTCGTCAACGTCGAGACCGCGCAGGGCCTGGCGCGGCTGCGCGCCCTGGTGCCGGGCGTGCCGCTCGCGCCCGTGGCCGGCGACGACCTGGCCGATCGCCTGGGCCTGCGGCACTACCCGGCGCTGATCACGGCCACCGGCATCGAGCAATGAAGCCATGTCGGGCAAACAGCCGGTCGAGGTTCTGCTACGCCCAGCGGTGGAGCTATACACCGTCGCGGCGTGTGCAGGCGCCGCGTTTCTGTGCCTGGTGGCCCCATGGTCGCTCGCGCTGAGCCCGGCCATGGGCATCGGCAGCGCCTTGGCGTTCGGCGCCTACGGCGCGATCCGCTACCGCGATGCCCGCATCATCCTGCGCTACCGGCGCAACATCCGCCGTCTGCCGCGTTACGTGATGACCAGCAAGGACGTGCCGGTCAGCCAGCAGCGCCTATTCGTGGGGCGCGGCTTTCTCTGGGAGCAGAAGCACACGCATCGGCTGATGCAGACGTACCGGCCCGAGTTCCGCCGCTACGTCGAGCCGACGCCGGCCTACCGGCTGACCAGGCGCCTGGAGGAACGGCTGGAGTTCGCGCCATTGCCGCTCTCGCGCCTGCCGAAGCTCACCGGCTGGGACGCGCCTTTCAACCCCGTGCGCCCGTTGCCGCCTGTCGGCGGCCTGCCAAGGCTGCACGGCATCGAGCCCGACGAAGTGGACGTCAGCCTGCCGCTGGGCGAGCGCGTCGGGCACTCGCTGGTGCTGGGCACCACGCGGGTGGGCAAGACGCGCCTGGCCGAGTTGTTCGTCACGCAGGACATCCGTCGCAGGAATGCTGCCGGCGAGCATGAGGTCGTCATCGTCATCGACCCCAAGGGGGATGCCGATCTCTTGAAACGGATGTACGTCGAAGCCCAGCGCGCTGGCCGCGAAGGCGAGTTCTACATCTTCCACTTGGGCTGGCCGGAAATCAGCGCCCGCTACAACGCCGTGGGCCGCTTCGGTCGGATCTCGGAAGTGGCGACACGCATCGCGGGGCAGCTCTCCGGCGAAGGCAACAGCGCGGCGTTCCGCGAGTTCGCATGGCGCTTCGTGAACATCATCGCCCGCGCCCTGGTGGAACTGGGGCAGCGCCCGGACTACATGCTGATCCAGCGCCACGTCATCAACATCGACGCGCTGTTCATTGAGTACGCCCAGCACTACTTTGCCAAGACGGAGCCCAAGGCCTGGGAGGTGATCGTCCAGATCGAGGCCAAGCTCAACGAGAAGAACATCCCAAGGAACATGATCGGGCGCGAGAAGCGTGTGGTGGCGCTGGAGCAATACCTCTCCCAGGCGCGCAACTACGACCCTGTGCTCGATGGCCTGCGCTCGGCGGTGCGCTACGACAAGACCTACTTCGACAAGATCGTTGCATCGCTGCTGCCGCTGCTGGAAAAGCTCACGAGCGGCAAGATCGCCCAGCTCCTGGCGCCGAACTACTCCGACCTGGCCGACCCGCGCCCGATCTTCGACTGGATGCAGGTGATCAGGAAGCGCGCCGTCGTCTATGTCGGCTTGGACGCGCTGTCCGATGCGGAGGTCGCCGCAGCGGTCGGCAACTCGATGTTCAGCGATCTCGTCTCGGTGGCTGGGCACATCTACAAGCACGGAATCGACGATGGCCTGCCGGGCGCATCGGCTGGTGCGCGCGTGCCGATCAACGTGCATGCGGACGAGTTCAATGAATTGATGGGTGACGAGTTCATTCCGCTCATCAACAAGGGCGGTGGCGCGGGCCTGCAAGTCACCGCCTACACGCAAACGCTTTCGGACATCGAGGCCCGCATCGGCAACCGCGCGAAGGCCGGCCAAGTGATCGGGAATTTCAACAATTTATTCATGTTGCGCGTGCGCGAGACGGCCACCGCGGAACTGCTGACGAGGCAGTTGCCGAAGGTCGAGGTCTATACGACCACCATCGTCTCGGGCGCGACGGACAGCTCAGACATCCGCGGCGCGACGGACTTCACGTCGAACACCCAGGACCGCATCAGCATGGCCAGCGTGCCGATGATCGAGCCGTCACACGTCGTCGGTCTGCCCAAGGGCCAATGCTTCGCGCTGCTGCAGGGCGGCCAGCTTTGGAAGGTGCGCATGCCGCTTCCGGCGCCAGACCCCGATGAAGTGATGCCGACGGACTTGCAGCAACTGGCCGGGTATATGCGCCAGAGCTACAGCGAGGCCACGCAGTGGTGGGAGTTCACCAGTTCCGCAGCCTTGCCGCATGCAGCCTTGCCCGACGACCTGCTGGATGACGCCGCTCCAGCCGAGCCTGACGCGGTGGCCACCGGCGCCGACGACAGCACCGGCGAGGCCGCACCATGAAGGATGCCGCCTCGACCGCGCAGCGGGAGCAGAACCAGCGCCAGGGGCTGATCGTCGGCACCATCACCTTGCCGTTCCGGCTGCTCGGGGTGCTCATCGGCTCGCTGCTGTTCTCGATCGTGGTGGAGTGCGTCGGCATGCACCTGTTCTGGAAGGACCAGGGCTGGCGCCACTCCCAGCAGATGCTGCAGTACGAACTCGGGCACCTGTCCAACCACTTCACGCGCAGCGTGGTGGTGCAGGAGCCCGGGCGCACGGCGCACGAGCTGGTGGATACCGGGTACGAGTGGGTGTTCGTGCGCTCGGGGTTGCTGGAGCGCATGAGCCAGACCGCCGAGCGCGCCCGCGCGGCCAGCCACGGGCAGAGCCGCAACTTCCGCTACTACATCAGCCAAGTCTATGTCTGGGCCGAAAGCTACCTGATCGCTGCGGCCTTCACGACGCTCACCTTCCTGGTGCGCCTGCTGGTCCTGGTACTCACGCTGCCGCTGATCCTCACTGCAGCATTCGTCGGCCTGATCGACGGCCTGGTGCGACGGGATGTGCGCCGGTTCGGCGCGGGCCGCGAATCCGGCTTCATCTACCACCGCGCGAAGGCCAGCCTGATGCCGTTGGCCGTGCTGCCTTGGGTCACCTATCTCGCACTGCCCATAGCGGTGCATCCTCTGGTCATCCTGCTGCCCAGCGCGGCGTTGCTGGGGATGGCAGTCAGCCTGACCGCAGGCAGCTTCAAGAAGTACTTATGAGGTGACACGGGCGGCACTGCTCTGCAAAGCCGTGTGCCGTTCATCGGTTCTGCAGGGTATCAAGAGCAGCATCCAACGCCGTAACCGCCTCGACGACCGTTCTTACCGTCGCCCGATCGAACTCATGATCGCGCTGAGCGTCGTGCACACCGCTATTGAGGTAACCCCATTCAATACTCGTACCGCTGACATTGAGCAGCCTGACCAACGCCCCTACGGCATCCGGCGCACCCGCATGTTGCGCCGCGATACGCTCGACGGCCGACCGCAACTTGGTGCATTTATTGTTCAGCTCCCAAGGCGCGCGGGGCCCGCTCAGCTTGATGTCGATCCGGCCGTCCGCCCGCCGACCCAGCCACGTCCACAGGCGGTCCGTCAGACTCTCCAGCGCCGGCCGGGCCTGGCGCAGTGCCTCGCGTTTCTCGTCAGCCGCCAACGCCTGCTGGGCCAGAAGAACATAGTTCTTCGCTGGCGGGTCGCTGTCGACCCGCAGTTCGTGCTCTCCCTGATGCGGGAGAAACTTGTAGCGCTTGATGGCCGCGGCGCGGCGCACGCCCAACTCCTGCTGGATGCGGTGCAGGAACTCCTCTGCGTGCGAGGTGAGGATAACCTGCTTGCCGTGGAGCAAACCGTCCTCGAAGAAGGTACGCCAGATGCCATCGCGATGGTCGTCGTCTATCGCATTGACGACGTCATCGAAGATGACCACGGGGCAGCCCTGCGCGAGGTTCTTGGCAAGCAGAATCGCCAGACCCAAGCATTTGATGTGCCCTTCGCTGAAGACGATCAACGCGTCGTAGCGCACGCCCGGCTCGCCGGCGAACTCCACCTCGATCTTGCCGTTCTCGGCCACGGGCAACCACAGCGCGTGCAGCAGATCGCCGGGCGGATCGGCCCGGTTGAATGCGTTGTAGAGATGGCGGGCTTGGTCTCCCAGCCCCTGTAGCAGAACCCCCGGCAGAGCGGTCAGGTATGCCTGAATCTCGGGTAGGAAGCCGTCGTAGGCGGCCTTGACCCGCTGATGGTGCACCACCACCGGCATTTCGTCCGTGGCCGCCTGGATCAGGCCGCGGTTCGCGTCGTCGAATTGGGCCACGGTTTGGCGGGCGGCCGCCAGCTCCTGATCCGCAGTCGTGCGCATGGTCCGCAGCCGTTCGATCTCCAGCTGATGCTGTTGCAGGCGGTCCCGCTCCTGGGCCATCGCGCCGCGCTGGGCATGCACGTCGCGCGCCTGCGCGTCGAAGCCTTCGATGATCTGTGCGATCCGTAAGAGGGCTTGCCAGGCGCGCTGGTCCCCATTCACCCAGCCGCCGAGCCAATTGCCCGCCGACGTGGGAGGCAGCAGTGGCAGGCCCGCGGCCTGCGATTCGGCAGGACAAGCGACCCCAGCCGCCGCCACCACGCGGCGCATTTCGTCCCACAGCGCTCGGACCGCCTCGCTCAACTGCGTCCGATGCCCGGCCTCTTGCTGCTGCAGGACGGCCAGTTGCGCGAGCTGCTCCAGGCCCATTCGCGCCCTGGCGAACGGGTCCTGTGCCACAGCGGCCAGTCCGGTTCCACATGCCGGACACGCGGTCGCCCCGTCCGCCAACGCTTGCACGGCCTCGTAGAGCTTCGCGTACGACACCTCGCCCGCGCGGGCCGCGAGTTGCGCGGAAGACGCTTGCCACAGTCCCTGGACGCGGTAGGCCTCTGCCAGCAACGCTTGCAGGCGGGCCTGGGTCACCTCGTGAATGGCAGGCGGGTTGGCGTCCAGCTGAGCCTGGACATACGGTAGCCGTCCTTGCTGCTGCGGCGTACCCAGCAGCCAGTCCACGCAGGCTTGATAGGTCGCGCCAGGTGACATGCGCTGCGCCAAAGCTTGTTCCAGGCCCTCGACCGCTGCGATCTTCTGCGGGTAGGCGGCGA
Protein-coding regions in this window:
- a CDS encoding TIGR03759 family integrating conjugative element protein, producing MKPSILLFAVLVASSQWPAWAQQPATTSARNAQSQERPLAARVLDDRVATEWGLQPQEWARYRELMDGPLGIYSPNLDPLSALGIEARTDEERRRYAELQVQVEARRVEKLLAYQRAYDEAWQRLNPGMQRVNLPDDKPGAGPSSSPLRGSGRMAVFVKDGCAACGQLVQRLQSSGAEFDLYMVGSRQDDARIRDWAKRAQIDPARVRAGSITLNHDGGRWLSLGLPGDLPAAVREVNGQWQRQP
- a CDS encoding integrating conjugative element protein, translating into MTKPHPAHLAFTGLLMLLSGLPLASRAGEPLIVVEDRGGTSALPYYEALNLQPRANAPARPSIPTPQVPATRADEAAMLPVRSAKLTPGTVARRVIEAPGLRPFVVIGDDEASRAWLQRRAAALRERGAVGLVVNVETAQGLARLRALVPGVPLAPVAGDDLADRLGLRHYPALITATGIEQ
- a CDS encoding AAA family ATPase codes for the protein MASIRSEYHRFLAHLAQRHVHDDVRRLAHLVLDHLQPLAEVGAARRGRSTRLAPLAIAHLAQMPVAYDGDARGPENGPALGRLHQLEVGPFRGFMRQETFDLSHDITLVYGANGTGKSSFCEALEVAMLGSISEAQAKRVDQRTYCNNARLRRHVAPVLSSTAAGEAQAVQPDEAEYRFCFIEKNRLDDFARIAARTPSDQRQLIATLFGVDQFSEFVRGFNPSLDQDLMLAGVQAAQLAQRRLRLANSEQTIAAYPQKIAAVEGLEQALAQRMSPGATYQACVDWLLGTPQQQGRLPYVQAQLDANPPAIHEVTQARLQALLAEAYRVQGLWQASSAQLAARAGEVSYAKLYEAVQALADGATACPACGTGLAAVAQDPFARARMGLEQLAQLAVLQQQEAGHRTQLSEAVRALWDEMRRVVAAAGVACPAESQAAGLPLLPPTSAGNWLGGWVNGDQRAWQALLRIAQIIEGFDAQARDVHAQRGAMAQERDRLQQHQLEIERLRTMRTTADQELAAARQTVAQFDDANRGLIQAATDEMPVVVHHQRVKAAYDGFLPEIQAYLTALPGVLLQGLGDQARHLYNAFNRADPPGDLLHALWLPVAENGKIEVEFAGEPGVRYDALIVFSEGHIKCLGLAILLAKNLAQGCPVVIFDDVVNAIDDDHRDGIWRTFFEDGLLHGKQVILTSHAEEFLHRIQQELGVRRAAAIKRYKFLPHQGEHELRVDSDPPAKNYVLLAQQALAADEKREALRQARPALESLTDRLWTWLGRRADGRIDIKLSGPRAPWELNNKCTKLRSAVERIAAQHAGAPDAVGALVRLLNVSGTSIEWGYLNSGVHDAQRDHEFDRATVRTVVEAVTALDAALDTLQNR
- the traD gene encoding type IV conjugative transfer system coupling protein TraD, whose protein sequence is MSGKQPVEVLLRPAVELYTVAACAGAAFLCLVAPWSLALSPAMGIGSALAFGAYGAIRYRDARIILRYRRNIRRLPRYVMTSKDVPVSQQRLFVGRGFLWEQKHTHRLMQTYRPEFRRYVEPTPAYRLTRRLEERLEFAPLPLSRLPKLTGWDAPFNPVRPLPPVGGLPRLHGIEPDEVDVSLPLGERVGHSLVLGTTRVGKTRLAELFVTQDIRRRNAAGEHEVVIVIDPKGDADLLKRMYVEAQRAGREGEFYIFHLGWPEISARYNAVGRFGRISEVATRIAGQLSGEGNSAAFREFAWRFVNIIARALVELGQRPDYMLIQRHVINIDALFIEYAQHYFAKTEPKAWEVIVQIEAKLNEKNIPRNMIGREKRVVALEQYLSQARNYDPVLDGLRSAVRYDKTYFDKIVASLLPLLEKLTSGKIAQLLAPNYSDLADPRPIFDWMQVIRKRAVVYVGLDALSDAEVAAAVGNSMFSDLVSVAGHIYKHGIDDGLPGASAGARVPINVHADEFNELMGDEFIPLINKGGGAGLQVTAYTQTLSDIEARIGNRAKAGQVIGNFNNLFMLRVRETATAELLTRQLPKVEVYTTTIVSGATDSSDIRGATDFTSNTQDRISMASVPMIEPSHVVGLPKGQCFALLQGGQLWKVRMPLPAPDPDEVMPTDLQQLAGYMRQSYSEATQWWEFTSSAALPHAALPDDLLDDAAPAEPDAVATGADDSTGEAAP
- a CDS encoding PilL N-terminal domain-containing protein, translating into MCPSPPWFHYPERRLLAGFLGLLWSVLAGGCATTTAPVAPDTIAEVLAAPEPEASEYIPVVRYARYTLVELAPMAAQRDLLLQTIDVSMPEDARATVGDGLRHVLKRSGYGLCQTAHAVIELYALPLPAVHLHLGPMTLRDALLTLAGPAWELHADDRARQICFERPGDRAVAESPSEPPATEAVQTFPLAPMVSGGQP
- a CDS encoding TIGR03747 family integrating conjugative element membrane protein; its protein translation is MKDAASTAQREQNQRQGLIVGTITLPFRLLGVLIGSLLFSIVVECVGMHLFWKDQGWRHSQQMLQYELGHLSNHFTRSVVVQEPGRTAHELVDTGYEWVFVRSGLLERMSQTAERARAASHGQSRNFRYYISQVYVWAESYLIAAAFTTLTFLVRLLVLVLTLPLILTAAFVGLIDGLVRRDVRRFGAGRESGFIYHRAKASLMPLAVLPWVTYLALPIAVHPLVILLPSAALLGMAVSLTAGSFKKYL
- a CDS encoding helicase-related protein; the encoded protein is MSLDLETTAAESAPVQGELLDAESSPLTLSLQDFVGEFGDELLDALNSANPPVYTGQPQAHRQLVVASLKRKLFPAQAEVVHAAAELLIDRGERAAIVNGEMGCGKTTVGIATAAVLNAEGYRRTLVLSPPHLVYKWRREIQETVAGAKVWVLNGPDTLVKLIKLREQLGVQPTGQEFFVLGRVRMRMGFHWKPVFTTRRTRHGDVAACPDCGTVITDLDGEPVNPIALQAEECRRKCGHCAAPLWTLIRPRSLSGSDQSSAVLKALKRIPTIGEVTAQKLMQKFGDGFLASMLGDNIHEFINLMDGNGELVFSDRQATRMERAMANMEFGFGEGGYQPSEFIKRYLPQGTFDLLIADEAHEYKNGGSAQGQAMGVLAAKARKTLLLTGTLMGGYGDDLFHLLFRALPGRMIEDGYRPTTSGSMTSAAMAFMRDHGVLKDIYSESTGTAHKTAKGTKVSVRTVKAPGFGPKGVLRCILPFTIFLKLKDIGGNVLPPYDEEFREVAMDTAQAAAYRDLAGRLTAELKQALARRDTTLLGVVLNVLLAWPDCCFRSETVVHPRTRNTLAFVPAQFNEFEISPKERELIDICKEEKAQGRKVLAYTVYTGTRDTTSRLKVLLEQEGFKVAVLRASVDASRREDWIAEQLDRGIDVLITNPELVKTGLDLLEFPTIVFMQSGYNVYSLQQAARRSWRIGQKQPVRVIYLGYAGSSQMTCLELMAKKIMVSQSTSGDVPESGLDVLNQDGDSVEVALARQLVAA
- a CDS encoding transglycosylase SLT domain-containing protein → MAAPAVAMPLRALVLTAGLYAVAALAQEVPPPAYQLAAQRAGIPSTVLYAVALQESGIRRNGRLVPWPWSLNVAGQSRRFATRADACAGLQQAMRATPHTRIDAGLGQINLGYHKHRFTGACDLLDPYRNLAVAAEILKEQHTPGEDWLLAIGRYHRPAGGEPAARYRRSVSRHLARVQGTRPAAAVLAARQETSP